One Streptomyces sp. P9-A2 DNA window includes the following coding sequences:
- a CDS encoding SRPBCC family protein encodes MSTLEEHIDVGVPIDTVWDSLHRVEDYPRFVEGVREVRTEAGGRARLEVEADGRVRELEAEVSDRRGEGVMEWHTTGAPELMGSVSLKPIDENRTRVQARLEYDPGAIREALGGPKGFAQANAIERLVRSDLEHFKECVEQGR; translated from the coding sequence ATGAGCACTCTCGAAGAACACATCGACGTCGGAGTTCCGATCGACACGGTCTGGGACAGCCTCCACCGGGTGGAGGACTATCCGCGCTTCGTGGAAGGAGTGCGCGAGGTCCGTACGGAGGCGGGGGGTCGGGCGCGTTTGGAGGTCGAGGCCGACGGCCGGGTCCGGGAGTTGGAGGCCGAGGTCTCGGACCGCAGGGGGGAAGGCGTGATGGAGTGGCACACCACGGGCGCCCCCGAGCTGATGGGTTCCGTCTCGCTGAAGCCGATCGATGAGAACCGCACCCGGGTCCAGGCCAGGCTCGAGTACGACCCGGGCGCGATCAGGGAGGCCCTCGGCGGGCCGAAGGGATTCGCCCAGGCGAACGCGATCGAGCGGCTCGTCCGGAGCGATCTGGAGCATTTCAAGGAGTGCGTGGAACAAGGGCGGTGA
- a CDS encoding YceI family protein — MTLTDGTYRLGPSTGRLLIRTGRAGLGRRAGHDLTIEATRWSGEAVMSVGHPDRSSVAVAVETGSLEVREGTGGLKALTEADRAEIKRTLGGKALLHTAEHPTITFRSTGITGTPQSFEITGELTIRGRTHPVTVHGKSNGDGLLRGWATVTQSTWGIKPYTAFLGALRLADEVRVEFEVARPEPVDGAG; from the coding sequence GTGACGCTGACAGACGGAACGTACCGGCTCGGGCCATCGACCGGCCGCCTCCTGATCAGGACCGGCCGCGCCGGGCTGGGCCGCAGGGCGGGGCACGACCTCACGATCGAGGCCACCCGGTGGTCCGGGGAAGCCGTGATGTCCGTCGGTCACCCCGACAGGTCGTCGGTGGCTGTGGCGGTCGAGACGGGCTCACTGGAGGTCCGGGAGGGAACGGGCGGGCTGAAAGCGCTCACCGAGGCCGACCGGGCCGAGATCAAACGGACTCTCGGGGGCAAAGCTCTGCTGCACACCGCAGAGCACCCCACGATCACCTTCCGTTCCACCGGCATCACGGGCACGCCGCAGTCCTTCGAGATCACCGGGGAGCTCACCATCAGGGGCCGGACCCACCCGGTGACGGTGCACGGGAAAAGCAATGGCGACGGGCTGTTGCGCGGCTGGGCGACCGTCACGCAATCCACCTGGGGAATCAAGCCCTACACCGCGTTCCTGGGTGCGTTGCGGCTGGCCGACGAGGTCCGGGTGGAGTTCGAGGTGGCCAGGCCCGAACCGGTGGACGGGGCTGGATGA
- a CDS encoding Ppx/GppA phosphatase family protein codes for MRQAGVLDVGCHSALLTVVRRRPGTVLEPVFSRKVRLRLHETLDRKGRLDKAGMKNVERAVAEAVAADPRPHGPEVFAFATSVIRDAPNRDEIIERVARTTGTRLRVLTGVEEARLAYVAARQWAGPTAGQLLVLDIGGGTVEIASGTGDQPRALHSLPLGARRITRDWLPGGTAPSQRRLAEIRQHLHRSLEAVPGLPQAEPDGRVLACSKTFEQLARLAAAQGKTPRAGRRLALPQLRTSVSLLAAAGPSRRAKLPGISRHRAEQSLAGALIAQALMEACGAKSVEICPWSTREGLLLEHLGPPHITADRSRLVG; via the coding sequence ATGCGGCAGGCCGGTGTACTCGATGTCGGGTGCCACAGTGCTCTGCTGACGGTGGTGCGCCGGCGCCCGGGGACGGTGCTGGAGCCGGTGTTCTCCCGCAAGGTGCGGTTGAGGCTGCACGAGACCCTCGACCGCAAGGGACGGCTGGACAAGGCCGGCATGAAGAACGTCGAGCGGGCAGTGGCCGAGGCCGTCGCCGCCGACCCGCGTCCGCACGGACCGGAAGTGTTCGCGTTCGCGACCTCCGTCATCCGGGACGCGCCCAACCGCGACGAGATCATCGAGCGGGTGGCACGCACCACTGGCACCCGCCTGCGCGTGCTGACCGGCGTTGAGGAGGCGCGGCTGGCCTACGTGGCCGCCCGCCAGTGGGCAGGCCCGACGGCCGGGCAGCTGCTGGTCCTGGACATCGGCGGCGGCACCGTAGAGATCGCCTCCGGCACCGGAGACCAGCCCCGCGCCCTCCACTCGCTGCCACTAGGTGCTCGCAGGATCACCCGAGACTGGCTTCCCGGCGGCACCGCGCCATCCCAACGCCGCCTGGCCGAGATCCGGCAGCACCTTCATCGGTCCCTGGAAGCCGTGCCCGGTCTGCCGCAGGCCGAACCGGATGGGCGGGTGCTGGCCTGTTCCAAGACCTTCGAACAGCTCGCCCGGCTCGCCGCCGCCCAGGGCAAGACACCGCGAGCCGGACGGCGGCTGGCGCTACCCCAACTGCGCACGTCAGTCTCTCTGCTGGCCGCCGCGGGCCCGTCCCGCCGTGCCAAGCTGCCGGGCATCTCCCGGCACCGCGCCGAACAGTCCCTGGCCGGAGCCCTGATCGCACAGGCCCTCATGGAAGCCTGCGGGGCCAAGAGCGTCGAGATCTGCCCGTGGTCCACCCGGGAAGGGCTATTGCTCGAACACCTCGGCCCGCCCCACATCACAGCCGACCGTTCCCGCCTGGTCGGCTGA
- a CDS encoding DUF5302 domain-containing protein: MTAEFPSQEGPETADTESRALVPDDDGQYDLKSKFREALARKRDKQAQAAALAANTDASKVRGAHGPAASQRSFRRKSGG, encoded by the coding sequence ATGACTGCAGAGTTTCCATCGCAAGAAGGTCCGGAGACGGCTGACACCGAGAGCCGTGCCCTGGTGCCTGACGATGACGGCCAGTACGACCTGAAGAGCAAGTTCCGGGAGGCCCTGGCGCGCAAGCGAGACAAGCAGGCGCAGGCCGCGGCCCTCGCTGCGAACACCGACGCGTCGAAGGTCCGCGGCGCGCACGGCCCGGCTGCGAGCCAGCGGTCGTTTCGACGAAAGAGCGGCGGCTGA
- a CDS encoding IS110 family transposase, with amino-acid sequence MDESEVVDQTAELVERVAAIDVAKASGMLCLRLPHERIEGRRTQRVRNVGATTNAILELGDHLLCQGVTRVVMEATGSYWKPWFYLLEARGLECRLVNARDVKNVPGRPKTDKLDAVWLCKLAERGMLRPSFVPPKPIRELRDLTRLRSVFIGERSRNRQRIEKVLEDAQIKLSSVATNLFGVSGRAVLEALIGGERSPRALAGLARGRLVSKHDALVEALTGQFDDHRAYLCRLLLDTIDRITVQVDELSQRITAQLAGIRLPEADGGTGRPRGAPGGTGEVDLLSLVERLDEIPGIGRTAAEVIVAELGPDMRVLPTSGHLVSWAKLAPRTIQSGGKNTSGPTGHGNPWLKGMIGEAAMAAARTDTFLGARYRRLVKHRGHKKAIVAVARSMLVIVWHIINDPAARFEDLGPDHHQCLVNPVRKTQALVRQLQALGHQVTLTPVETAG; translated from the coding sequence ATGGACGAGTCCGAGGTGGTCGACCAGACAGCGGAACTGGTGGAGCGAGTCGCCGCGATCGATGTGGCCAAGGCATCCGGGATGCTGTGCCTGCGTCTGCCGCACGAAAGGATCGAGGGACGCCGCACCCAGCGGGTGCGGAACGTGGGGGCGACCACGAACGCCATTCTGGAACTGGGCGATCACCTGCTCTGCCAGGGTGTCACCCGGGTGGTCATGGAGGCGACGGGCAGCTACTGGAAGCCGTGGTTCTACCTCCTCGAAGCCCGCGGCCTGGAGTGCCGGCTGGTCAACGCCCGCGACGTCAAGAACGTCCCGGGCCGCCCCAAGACCGACAAACTCGACGCGGTGTGGCTGTGCAAGCTCGCCGAACGGGGTATGCTCCGGCCTTCCTTCGTGCCGCCCAAACCCATCCGGGAACTGCGCGACCTGACCCGGCTCCGCTCGGTCTTCATCGGCGAACGCAGCCGTAACAGGCAGCGCATCGAGAAGGTGCTGGAGGACGCGCAGATCAAACTCTCGTCGGTGGCCACCAACCTCTTCGGCGTCTCGGGACGCGCCGTGCTGGAGGCGCTGATCGGTGGGGAGCGAAGCCCCCGGGCACTGGCCGGTCTGGCCCGTGGCCGGCTGGTCTCCAAGCACGATGCGCTGGTGGAGGCGCTGACCGGCCAGTTCGACGATCACCGTGCCTACCTGTGCCGGCTGCTGCTGGACACCATCGACCGGATCACCGTCCAGGTGGACGAGCTGTCGCAGCGGATCACCGCCCAGCTCGCCGGGATCCGTCTGCCGGAGGCGGACGGGGGCACAGGCCGGCCGCGCGGCGCCCCGGGCGGGACCGGCGAGGTGGACCTGTTGTCGCTGGTCGAGCGTCTGGACGAGATCCCCGGGATCGGCCGGACCGCTGCCGAGGTGATCGTTGCCGAACTCGGCCCGGACATGAGGGTCTTGCCGACCTCCGGTCACCTGGTGTCGTGGGCCAAGCTCGCACCTCGCACGATCCAGTCCGGCGGCAAGAACACCTCGGGGCCCACCGGGCACGGCAACCCGTGGCTCAAGGGGATGATCGGGGAAGCGGCGATGGCCGCGGCCCGGACCGACACCTTCCTCGGAGCCCGCTACCGCAGACTCGTCAAACACCGGGGACACAAGAAGGCCATCGTCGCGGTGGCCCGGTCGATGCTGGTGATCGTCTGGCACATCATCAACGATCCCGCCGCCCGCTTCGAAGACCTCGGGCCCGACCACCACCAATGCCTGGTCAACCCCGTCCGCAAGACCCAGGCCCTCGTCCGCCAGCTCCAGGCCCTCGGCCACCAGGTCACCCTCACCCCCGTGGAAACTGCGGGCTGA
- a CDS encoding SWIM zinc finger family protein → MARKVVGFGEDDLRVLAGTRSFERGLGYLDAVRGLEVGEGSVTAVVHGTDVYEVELTLGRDDGLLGWCDCPYGQEGNFCKHCVAVGLTMPRRAKTIPHQQVAARARASGLEAWLTALSQDELLALVREQIAEDRRLRRRLELRAATARSDIGTVRDRILTLIDPRPFARYGYIEYASASGYAQQVAEAAAALRALTADGQEVQALGLAEEAIRVLEETYREIDDSDGVVRQAAAAVAEAHLEACEVARTDPEHLAGQPGARRQQRRDRPGPARLRLVLQP, encoded by the coding sequence GTGGCACGAAAAGTCGTGGGGTTCGGCGAAGACGATCTGCGGGTGCTGGCGGGGACTCGGTCCTTCGAGCGGGGGCTGGGGTATCTGGACGCGGTGCGCGGTCTGGAGGTAGGGGAGGGCTCGGTCACCGCCGTGGTGCACGGTACGGATGTCTACGAGGTGGAGCTCACCCTTGGTAGGGACGACGGGCTCTTGGGATGGTGCGACTGTCCCTACGGGCAGGAGGGCAACTTCTGCAAGCACTGTGTGGCGGTGGGGCTGACCATGCCGCGGCGGGCGAAGACGATCCCGCATCAGCAGGTCGCCGCACGGGCACGAGCCTCCGGTCTGGAAGCGTGGCTCACGGCACTGTCCCAGGACGAACTCCTGGCGCTGGTGCGGGAGCAGATCGCCGAGGACCGCCGGCTGCGCCGACGCCTGGAGCTGCGGGCCGCCACCGCGCGTTCCGACATCGGTACGGTCCGCGACCGGATCCTGACACTGATCGATCCGCGGCCTTTCGCCCGGTACGGGTACATCGAGTACGCCTCTGCCTCCGGGTATGCGCAGCAGGTGGCAGAGGCGGCGGCCGCGCTGCGCGCCCTGACCGCCGACGGTCAGGAGGTGCAGGCGCTCGGTCTGGCCGAGGAGGCGATCCGGGTGCTGGAGGAGACGTACAGGGAGATCGACGACTCCGACGGTGTGGTGAGGCAGGCCGCCGCCGCGGTGGCCGAGGCCCATCTGGAAGCGTGCGAAGTCGCGCGCACCGATCCGGAGCACCTGGCTGGTCAGCCAGGTGCTCGGCGACAGCAACGACGTGATCGACCTGGACCCGCTCGACTACGCCTAGTACTCCAGCCGTAG
- a CDS encoding IS701 family transposase has product MGRIAGRFARVEPRRRAARLVLGLLADLPRKNCWTIAEWAGETTPDGMQHLLGRAKWDADQVRDDVCGYVVEHLHDDRAVLVVDETGDVKKGTGTVGVQRQYTGTAGRIENSQVAVYLVYAGQRGHAAVDRELYVPRSWTSDPDRCRAAGLAEDTTFATKPELATRMVARFLDAGHQAAWVAGDEVYGGNPKLRTALEERGTGYVLAVACSHEVTTGAGKFRADILAKKVPKRAWQKLSAGAGAKGHRVYNWAVIDLPDPRPGSRQLLIRRNRSTGELAYYRCYSPASVPLTVLVRVAGSRWRVEEFFQSGKGLAALDEHQVRRYTSWSRWVTLAMLAHAFLAVVRADEHTRPAPDALIPLTCNEIQRLFITLVVRPVHDTAHRLGWSNWRRRHQARSQASHYRRQATQE; this is encoded by the coding sequence ATGGGCCGGATCGCGGGGCGCTTCGCCCGGGTCGAACCCCGGCGCAGGGCGGCGCGGTTGGTGCTCGGTCTATTGGCCGATCTGCCGCGCAAGAACTGCTGGACCATCGCCGAGTGGGCTGGCGAGACCACTCCGGACGGCATGCAGCACTTGTTGGGCAGGGCCAAGTGGGATGCCGATCAGGTCCGCGACGACGTGTGCGGCTACGTGGTGGAGCACCTGCACGACGACCGGGCGGTGCTGGTCGTCGACGAGACCGGCGATGTGAAGAAGGGCACTGGCACGGTCGGCGTCCAGCGCCAATACACCGGTACTGCCGGCCGGATCGAGAACTCCCAAGTCGCCGTCTACCTGGTTTACGCAGGTCAGCGCGGCCACGCCGCAGTGGACCGGGAACTCTACGTTCCGCGCTCCTGGACCTCCGACCCCGACCGCTGCCGCGCCGCGGGCCTTGCCGAGGACACCACCTTCGCCACCAAGCCGGAGCTGGCCACTCGTATGGTCGCCCGGTTCCTGGACGCCGGCCACCAGGCCGCATGGGTTGCCGGCGACGAGGTCTACGGCGGCAACCCGAAGCTGCGAACCGCACTGGAGGAACGCGGCACCGGCTACGTCCTCGCGGTGGCCTGCTCGCACGAAGTCACCACCGGTGCGGGGAAGTTCCGTGCGGACATCTTGGCCAAGAAGGTGCCCAAGCGGGCCTGGCAGAAGCTCTCCGCAGGGGCCGGGGCCAAGGGTCACCGCGTCTACAACTGGGCAGTCATCGACCTCCCCGACCCCCGCCCCGGGAGTCGTCAGCTACTGATCCGCCGTAACCGCAGCACCGGCGAACTCGCCTACTACCGCTGCTACTCGCCCGCGTCCGTGCCGCTGACCGTGCTGGTCAGAGTCGCCGGATCAAGATGGCGGGTGGAGGAGTTCTTCCAGTCGGGCAAGGGCCTGGCCGCACTCGACGAGCACCAGGTCCGCCGCTATACCTCCTGGTCCCGCTGGGTCACCCTCGCCATGCTCGCGCACGCTTTCCTCGCCGTCGTACGCGCAGACGAGCACACCCGCCCCGCACCCGATGCCCTCATTCCGCTCACCTGCAACGAGATCCAGCGCCTGTTCATCACCCTCGTCGTCCGACCCGTCCACGACACAGCCCACCGGCTCGGTTGGTCGAACTGGCGACGCCGCCACCAGGCCCGATCCCAAGCCAGCCACTACCGACGACAAGCCACTCAGGAATGA
- a CDS encoding type II toxin-antitoxin system PemK/MazF family toxin — translation MQRGEVWWVEFDERRLVVLLAADDASRIRAMQVVTPAGVDISGLGVEVQVGAMEGLPFEGVLRFAFPRPGFTPCTWLTTVSQDDLIERAGVLSSAKLSEIRDALRLGELG, via the coding sequence GTGCAACGTGGCGAAGTCTGGTGGGTGGAGTTCGACGAGCGGCGGCTGGTCGTACTGCTGGCGGCAGACGACGCGTCCAGGATCCGGGCGATGCAGGTCGTCACTCCTGCGGGCGTCGACATCAGCGGTCTGGGCGTCGAAGTGCAAGTAGGTGCCATGGAAGGACTGCCCTTTGAAGGCGTGCTGCGGTTCGCGTTCCCGCGCCCGGGCTTTACCCCCTGCACGTGGCTGACCACCGTGTCCCAGGACGACCTGATCGAGCGGGCGGGCGTCCTGTCCTCCGCGAAGCTCAGCGAGATAAGGGACGCCCTCCGTCTCGGTGAACTCGGGTAG